The genomic region AAACCGGCGACCTCGGGGTCGTTCAGAAGCTCGGTCTGGAAGTCTTTCCCCTCCTCCCACACCTTCATGGCGTTTCTTTGCACCAGCGCGTATGCCTTCTCGCGGGAAGCGCCGGACTCGGCGAGCTTCAAAAGCACGCGCTGGGAGAAGATGAGGCCGCGCATCTGGTTCAGGTTGCGCATCATGTTCTCGGGGTAGACCACCAGGTTCTCGATCAGGCCGATGGCGCGGTTCAGCATGAAGTCGAGCATGACCGTTGCGTCCGGGCCTATGATGCGCTCAACAGACGAGTGGGAGATGTCGCGCTCGTGCCACAGCGGGACGTTCTCCATGGCCGAGACCGAGTAGCCGCGGATCAGGCGCGCCAGGCCGGTCAGGTTCTCGGAGAGGACCGGGTTGCGCTTGTGCGGCATCGCGGAGGAGCCCTTCTGCCCCTTGCTGAAGAACTCCTCGGCTTCGAGCACCTCGGTGCGCTGCAGGTGTCTGATCTCGACGGCGAACTTCTCGATGGAGGAGGCGATGATAGCGAGGGTGGTGAAGTACTCGGCGTGGCGGTCGCGCTGCAGCACCTGAGTCGAGCAGGGGGCCGGCTTCAACCCGGCCTTCTTGCAGACGTAATCCTCAACCTGCGGGTCGATGTTGGCGAAGGTGCCGACCGCGCCTGAGAGCTTGCCGTAGGAGATGGTCTCAAGCGCCGCTTCCATCCGCTTCAGGTTCCTGGCCATCTCGTCGTACCAAAGCGCCATCTTCAGGCCGAAGGTGACCGGCTCGGCGTGGATGCCGTGCGAGCGCCCCATCTGCGGCGTCATCTTGTGCTCGTAGGCGCGGGTCTTGATCACGGCCATAAGCCGCTTGATGTCGGCAAGGATCAGCTCACCCGCTTCCTTCAACAGCATGGCGAATGAGGTGTCAAGGACGTCGGACGAGGTAAGCCCCAGGTGCACGAAACGGGAGTCTTCCCCGATGTAGTCGGCGACGGAGGTGAGGAAGGCGATGACGTCGTGCTTGACGGTGCGCTCGATCTCGTCGATGCGGGGAACGTCGAAGTTGGCCTTCGCCTTGATGCGGGCCACTGCGTCCTTGGGTATGCGCCCCATCTCGGCATGTGCCTCGCAAGCGTAAATCTCTATCTCGAGCCACTTGCGGTAGCGGTTTTCCGGTTCCCAGATGCGGGCCATTTCAGGACGGCTGTAACGTTCGATCACTAGTCATTTCCCCCTATTGAAATCAGTTTAAGATTAAGAGTCAGTTTAAGATTAAGAGATGCATCAAGATTAAGAGAAGAAGCAGGTTAAGATTAAGAAACCAGCTGAAGATTACGATTGAGATCAAGTCCAGTCTGAGCATAAGACCGTATCAAGATCTGAGGTTAGGAAAAAGAAAAAGATCAAGGGGCTGAAACTGGAAGAGTGAAACAGGAAGGTCCTGAGAACCCGCGCGCTACTCTCTTCTTGGTCTTTACCTTAATCTTGATCTTAATCTCAATCTGTTTTAAACACTCCGCTGGCCTGGTGCTGCCACCCGAGAAAGAGATCCGGCCCGCAGATGTTCTGGCTGTCGACGAGCCCTCTGGCAGAGGCCATGGCGAGAGACGGATCGTTGTTGACCTCCGACAGATGAGACAGGAAAACGCTCTCAAGCCCCGGGTGCAGCAGCTCCTCCAGGAGCGCCGCCCCTTCGGCGTTGGAAAGATGGCCGTGGCGGGAGCGGATGCGCTGCTTGAGGTGCCAGGGATAAGGGCCATCCTGCAGCATCCGCTCGTCGTGGTTGAACTCGAGAACCAGGGCGCGGCACCCTTTCAGCTTGTCGTGGGT from Citrifermentans bremense harbors:
- the purB gene encoding adenylosuccinate lyase, producing the protein MIERYSRPEMARIWEPENRYRKWLEIEIYACEAHAEMGRIPKDAVARIKAKANFDVPRIDEIERTVKHDVIAFLTSVADYIGEDSRFVHLGLTSSDVLDTSFAMLLKEAGELILADIKRLMAVIKTRAYEHKMTPQMGRSHGIHAEPVTFGLKMALWYDEMARNLKRMEAALETISYGKLSGAVGTFANIDPQVEDYVCKKAGLKPAPCSTQVLQRDRHAEYFTTLAIIASSIEKFAVEIRHLQRTEVLEAEEFFSKGQKGSSAMPHKRNPVLSENLTGLARLIRGYSVSAMENVPLWHERDISHSSVERIIGPDATVMLDFMLNRAIGLIENLVVYPENMMRNLNQMRGLIFSQRVLLKLAESGASREKAYALVQRNAMKVWEEGKDFQTELLNDPEVAGFLPAEEIKEAFDLGYHLKHVDTIFTRVFGG